One window from the genome of Nicotiana tomentosiformis chromosome 5, ASM39032v3, whole genome shotgun sequence encodes:
- the LOC138892427 gene encoding rRNA-processing protein EFG1-like gives MAKFSVSQLQQKIDIIGKLQEFEARLASVLAKDESDAEKAKADTDALVAVYRADAEAAQVQAREAAEITDTRAHWVAELVTCRSRRETLEEIHARGFDLAEEIKKAKELEADAEALVSDDDKDDNDRSKSGSEDGGEPDREETAYEDDQEA, from the exons ATGGCTAAATTTTcggtctcacagttgcagcaaaaaattgatatcatcgggaagcttc AGGAgttcgaggctcggttggcctctgtacttgcaaAGGacgaatctgatgccgaaaaggcaaaggctgatacggatgcactcgtggccgtctatcgggccgacgctgaagctgcccaggtccaagcaagagaggcagccgagatcaccgatactcgagcacattgggttgccgagCTTGTTACGTgtcgatctcggagggaaaccctcgaggagatccatgctcgtggtttcgatctcgctgaagagataaaaaaggccaaagaactcgaagccgatgctgaagccctAGTTTCTGATGATGATAAGGATGACAATGATAGGAGTAAGAGCGGATCCGAGGATgggggggagcccgatagagaagaaaCCGCTTAtgaggatgaccaggaagcttag